Proteins encoded by one window of Candidatus Krumholzibacteriota bacterium:
- a CDS encoding TMEM165/GDT1 family protein has product MWRVFFTTFAVMFLAELGDKTQLTVIACSSRFNNPRVVFAGAAAAMIAATAIGVAVGTFLPSLLGERVIRWISGGLFVFFGLLILAGK; this is encoded by the coding sequence ATGTGGCGCGTCTTCTTCACGACCTTCGCCGTGATGTTCCTCGCCGAGCTGGGCGACAAGACCCAACTCACCGTCATCGCGTGCTCGTCGCGATTCAACAACCCGCGCGTCGTCTTCGCCGGCGCGGCGGCGGCGATGATCGCGGCCACCGCCATCGGCGTGGCCGTCGGCACCTTCCTGCCGTCGCTGCTCGGCGAGCGCGTGATCCGCTGGATCTCGGGGGGCCTCTTCGTCTTCTTCGGCCTGCTGATCCTGGCCGGGAAGTAG
- a CDS encoding phosphotransferase, with product MNTGCRAIDRAVELFCLLPGAGPVSPAVEEIAHGGSDRRFLRLRGAALSAVAAIDPPGGATADYAAVAAFLAECGAPAPALYGVDEATGVLLMEDLGDRHLETALLETDAAGERLLYERCIDLLVDLQTTVTRRMEETGLLADRPFDLTCLLAETDYFRETFVEGFCAAAAPAGWEEERRAVAARLAALPRVFMHRDFQSRNILLAAGRLRLVDLQSAHRGPGVYDAASLLRDPYHPIGNDLRARLIDRLYAGLARGGADLSGRGRWEKDLLLAGIQRNEQALAAFARLGAQRGKRRFLDSIPAGLASLRAGLAAAGDLPASAALAETLDSIVRRKDL from the coding sequence ATGAACACGGGCTGTCGGGCGATCGACCGCGCCGTCGAGCTCTTCTGCCTGCTTCCCGGGGCGGGGCCGGTTTCCCCGGCCGTCGAGGAGATCGCCCACGGTGGCAGCGACCGCCGCTTCCTCCGGCTCCGCGGCGCGGCCCTCTCGGCGGTGGCGGCGATCGATCCGCCCGGGGGCGCGACGGCCGACTACGCCGCCGTCGCCGCCTTCCTCGCCGAATGCGGCGCCCCCGCGCCGGCCCTCTACGGCGTCGACGAGGCGACCGGCGTCCTCCTGATGGAGGATCTCGGCGACCGTCACCTCGAGACCGCCCTCCTCGAGACGGACGCGGCCGGGGAACGGCTGCTCTACGAGCGGTGCATCGACCTTCTCGTCGACCTCCAGACGACCGTCACGCGGCGGATGGAAGAGACGGGCCTGCTCGCCGACCGCCCCTTCGACCTGACCTGCCTGCTCGCCGAGACCGACTATTTCCGGGAGACCTTCGTCGAGGGATTCTGCGCCGCGGCCGCACCGGCTGGCTGGGAAGAGGAGCGGCGCGCCGTCGCGGCGCGGCTCGCCGCCTTGCCGCGCGTCTTCATGCACCGTGATTTCCAGAGCCGGAACATCCTCCTCGCCGCCGGCCGGCTCCGCCTCGTCGACCTCCAGTCGGCCCACCGCGGCCCGGGGGTCTACGACGCGGCCTCCCTCCTCCGCGACCCCTACCACCCGATCGGCAACGATCTCCGGGCGAGGCTGATCGATCGGCTGTACGCGGGGCTCGCACGGGGAGGCGCCGATCTTTCCGGCCGCGGCCGATGGGAGAAGGACCTCCTCCTCGCCGGCATCCAGCGCAACGAGCAGGCGCTCGCCGCCTTCGCCCGGCTCGGCGCGCAGCGCGGCAAGAGGCGGTTCCTCGACTCCATCCCTGCGGGGCTCGCCTCGCTTCGCGCGGGGCTCGCCGCGGCCGGCGACCTCCCGGCGAGCGCCGCGCTCGCGGAGACACTGGATTCGATCGTCAGGAGAAAGGACCTGTGA
- a CDS encoding translation elongation factor-like protein, with translation MEEIEVGRVADYFAKVGVVAVEVTAGKIRVGDTLHFHGHTTDFTETIVSMQVEHETVEEAEAGANVGIRISDRARAHDTVFKVVGK, from the coding sequence ATGGAGGAGATCGAGGTCGGACGGGTCGCCGACTACTTCGCGAAGGTCGGCGTGGTGGCCGTCGAGGTGACGGCCGGGAAGATCCGCGTGGGCGACACGCTGCACTTCCACGGGCACACCACCGATTTCACCGAGACGATCGTCTCGATGCAGGTCGAGCACGAGACGGTCGAGGAGGCCGAGGCCGGCGCGAACGTGGGGATCAGGATCAGCGACCGGGCGCGGGCGCACGACACCGTCTTCAAGGTCGTCGGAAAGTAG
- a CDS encoding NDP-sugar synthase, translating to MTAEQTRIAGLILAAGRGLRMRPITGAIPKALLPVLGRPMIDTVAAKLRRSGAAAVHLNAFHLADALADHLRRAGVEATIHRETSLLGTGGGIGNMAASLRLFDVALLNNCDVIASIDFAAALRRHEASGALATLLCLPPGGAAPPPSVRVDGACRVTAIGGRRGDLGYTGMAVLSPGALARFPADRAGGFVETILALAAERPGAVIALDLSADGPVSWAETGSVGAYLDLHRRILAGGERFDPAIPEASGALHVAADARVGARLRWEGFAEIGPGAVVGDDVRLVESVVFPGAVVPPGSELRRRIVWPGGVVAADGERGGGA from the coding sequence ATGACCGCCGAACAAACGCGGATCGCGGGACTGATCCTCGCCGCGGGGCGCGGGTTGCGGATGCGCCCGATCACCGGCGCGATCCCCAAGGCGCTCCTCCCCGTCCTCGGCCGTCCGATGATCGATACGGTCGCGGCGAAGCTGCGCCGGTCGGGCGCGGCGGCCGTCCACCTGAACGCCTTCCACCTCGCCGACGCCCTCGCGGATCATCTCCGCCGCGCGGGCGTCGAGGCGACGATCCACCGCGAGACGTCGCTCCTCGGCACGGGGGGCGGGATCGGCAACATGGCCGCATCCCTCCGCCTCTTCGACGTCGCGCTCCTCAACAACTGCGATGTCATCGCCTCGATCGATTTCGCCGCTGCCCTCCGGCGCCACGAGGCGAGCGGCGCCCTGGCCACGCTCCTCTGCCTGCCCCCCGGCGGCGCTGCCCCGCCGCCGAGCGTCCGGGTGGACGGCGCGTGCCGCGTGACGGCAATCGGCGGAAGGAGAGGCGATCTCGGGTACACGGGGATGGCCGTCCTTTCTCCCGGCGCCCTCGCGCGTTTTCCCGCCGACCGCGCCGGCGGATTCGTCGAGACGATCCTCGCCCTCGCGGCGGAGCGGCCCGGCGCGGTGATCGCGCTCGACCTCTCTGCCGACGGCCCCGTCTCGTGGGCCGAGACCGGATCGGTCGGGGCCTACCTCGACCTCCACCGCCGCATCCTCGCCGGGGGGGAGCGCTTCGATCCCGCCATCCCCGAGGCGTCGGGCGCGTTGCACGTGGCCGCGGACGCACGCGTCGGCGCTCGCCTGCGGTGGGAGGGCTTCGCCGAGATCGGCCCCGGCGCCGTCGTGGGCGACGATGTCCGCCTCGTCGAATCGGTCGTCTTTCCCGGCGCCGTCGTTCCCCCGGGAAGCGAGCTCCGCCGCCGGATCGTCTGGCCGGGCGGCGTCGTCGCGGCGGACGGGGAACGAGGAGGCGGGGCATGA
- the casB gene encoding type I-E CRISPR-associated protein Cse2/CasB produces MSLDEKQKSFIGYLLNLAKEGKEDRGALADLRSGLGKEPGKMGRVHKHVSPYLPENNFNDRWYYLIATLFGAFPQHKSGISLGMAFRPLRRKSDSMEARFVALLNVHQDNLADHLRHAVNLLKANEESLDWFRLFEDLLHWDHPEGHVQLRWARDYYSMEQRK; encoded by the coding sequence ATGAGTCTGGATGAAAAACAAAAATCGTTTATTGGATACCTCCTCAACCTAGCAAAAGAAGGTAAAGAAGATCGAGGTGCGCTGGCAGATCTGCGTAGTGGTTTAGGAAAGGAACCAGGAAAGATGGGCCGCGTTCATAAGCACGTTTCGCCGTATCTGCCCGAAAACAATTTCAACGACCGATGGTATTACCTTATCGCGACGCTCTTCGGGGCATTTCCGCAACACAAGAGCGGTATTTCCCTAGGCATGGCATTTCGTCCACTGAGGCGGAAGAGTGACAGTATGGAAGCCCGCTTTGTCGCATTGCTCAATGTGCATCAGGACAATCTGGCAGACCACCTCCGCCATGCCGTTAATTTGCTGAAAGCAAACGAGGAGTCGCTTGACTGGTTTCGGCTCTTTGAAGATCTGCTCCACTGGGATCACCCGGAAGGCCATGTCCAACTGAGGTGGGCACGCGATTATTACAGCATGGAACAGAGAAAGTAG
- the casA gene encoding type I-E CRISPR-associated protein Cse1/CasA: MDEFNLIDEPWIPCIDSHGQRVEHGIRDTLLQAHELREICDDSPLVTVAVHRLLLAILYRAYDGPKDFNLWKNLYSGGAINFEKIEEYLKRWDGRFELISNSHPFYQITRLQMNNSVPIARLATECASGNNATLFDHCSDSEKANWVSAQAARWLVACQSFALGFGKCGNADINGKLEALPYFADAIALRGMNVWLQGKTLFDTLMINLVPTGEVSLPPWELSDPHKYRDKFLGKKRKVNASLGVVDLFTWQSRLIRLLPNDGSFSRMYIAQGRSADKSPGDPMKVYRVSKEEGISYISLSSRKAAWRDAHVILTIPAEKSYERRPECFNLVARAHSTGFFPMKTQFVAHVVGLASDVQKAGKFLLWRHERMPVPAALLADDNMINRLGILLENAENVAYELNSRTRRMAKLYLAPDAEYPGARQADKDEVARVANAIDPRSIYWARMEKHFFELLNNLSNDWDSISGEWKPDDQQEATNAWREYIKGEARRALEESIRSLGSTARAIQAVARIQTDFNNDDLSRKPHNLKKENANPREAARNESG; the protein is encoded by the coding sequence ATGGATGAATTCAATCTTATCGACGAGCCTTGGATTCCGTGCATCGACTCTCATGGTCAGCGCGTTGAACACGGCATCCGTGACACACTCCTACAGGCTCACGAATTGCGCGAGATATGTGACGATTCGCCTCTGGTCACCGTAGCAGTACACAGGCTGTTACTGGCGATATTGTACCGTGCATACGACGGCCCAAAAGATTTCAATTTGTGGAAGAACCTGTATAGTGGAGGCGCAATAAATTTTGAGAAAATAGAGGAATATTTGAAAAGATGGGATGGCCGTTTCGAACTTATTTCTAATAGCCATCCTTTTTACCAGATAACACGGTTACAAATGAATAATTCAGTACCCATCGCTCGCTTGGCAACAGAGTGTGCTAGCGGCAACAACGCAACACTTTTTGATCATTGTAGTGATTCCGAGAAGGCAAATTGGGTATCTGCTCAAGCAGCAAGATGGTTGGTTGCTTGCCAATCATTTGCATTGGGATTTGGTAAATGTGGAAATGCAGATATAAACGGTAAACTTGAAGCGTTGCCTTATTTTGCAGATGCGATCGCACTGCGAGGCATGAATGTCTGGCTTCAGGGCAAGACGCTGTTCGATACATTGATGATCAACCTTGTTCCCACTGGAGAAGTATCATTGCCGCCTTGGGAACTGAGTGATCCTCATAAATATCGAGACAAGTTCCTTGGGAAAAAAAGAAAAGTGAATGCATCTTTGGGTGTCGTTGACCTTTTTACTTGGCAGAGCCGGCTTATACGTCTCCTTCCGAATGATGGTTCTTTCTCCAGAATGTATATCGCGCAAGGGCGGTCCGCCGATAAATCCCCAGGGGATCCCATGAAGGTGTATCGAGTGTCGAAAGAGGAAGGAATATCATATATATCATTGAGTAGCAGGAAGGCTGCATGGCGAGATGCACATGTGATTCTCACTATCCCAGCGGAAAAAAGCTATGAGCGAAGACCTGAATGCTTCAACCTTGTTGCTCGAGCCCATTCGACGGGATTCTTTCCTATGAAGACGCAATTCGTTGCACACGTAGTTGGGTTGGCATCTGATGTACAGAAAGCGGGAAAATTCCTGCTATGGAGACATGAGCGGATGCCTGTGCCAGCAGCATTGCTAGCTGATGACAATATGATTAATCGATTAGGAATACTGTTAGAGAACGCAGAGAATGTGGCATACGAACTAAATAGTAGAACACGCAGGATGGCAAAACTCTATCTGGCACCTGATGCAGAATATCCTGGTGCCAGGCAAGCCGACAAGGATGAGGTTGCGAGGGTGGCAAACGCAATAGACCCTCGTTCCATTTACTGGGCACGGATGGAGAAGCATTTCTTTGAACTACTGAACAATCTCTCAAATGATTGGGATTCGATAAGCGGTGAGTGGAAACCGGACGATCAACAGGAAGCGACGAACGCGTGGCGCGAATATATAAAGGGCGAGGCCCGGCGAGCGTTGGAAGAGAGCATTCGCTCACTCGGGAGTACTGCCCGGGCTATTCAGGCAGTCGCGCGAATCCAGACTGATTTCAATAATGACGATCTCAGCCGCAAACCGCATAATTTGAAAAAAGAAAACGCGAACCCAAGGGAGGCAGCAAGAAATGAGTCTGGATGA
- the cas3 gene encoding CRISPR-associated helicase Cas3' — MFQYKGYTIWGKTKRGGTSNRILSDCQYHPLLYHMLDVAAVAGLVWDQFLSQQIHNRFKCSLGTDARTQVVFLAGAHDIGKASPGFQKKVQEISQNLGLPFTKHDHSCPHGIISAHVLNDFLGSCSAAAVLSQIAGGHHGVFPRSTDLRMGVDTLGNKCWSEARNGLLLEFADIVDFDLSQVARKMSEIRDPALVPMLAGLISVVDWIGSNQDYFRCVAKCETPIESDAEEYWIYAQNQAQNALEKLGWLPAVSFADETRFDAVFSGFIPNILQTTAIELASNQHSPYLMIVEAPMGLGKTEVAFYAADMAMCRGFACGMYIAMPTQATGNAMYKRVSDDYLGSRGHQGKLNLQLVHGDARLAQEEVKEGEISEFKPTSIGDEGDVRAQSWFTARKRPLLATFGVGTIDQSLLSVLQTRHWFVRLFGLAGKVVIFDEVHAYDTYMSTILERLLHWLAEVDCTIILLSATLPEAKREAFVKAYSGRNECEHKRYPRITLAKPRRYPNDQAASSPVCAEIQIEKPYCVDLHFSETGLTAITESLRQHLEHGGCAAVICNTVNRAIEIYKYLRDNLMGTECMLFQARTLRKWRQERESEVLRKFGKGAKQPDGTYANPERPIRAVLVATQVIEQSLDLDFDIMFSEIAPVDLLLQRSGRLHRHRRQRPDNLETPRFIVLCDAESNGLPPQSFGQSIEFVYDRYVLLRTWLALRQRKKLGVPNEIEELVEAVYGELTPCSGNEWNAALEEAKQRMEYDCNESAKAASRLLVNSPRCPCDLIEEFNYQLVEDEDPRVHKTIRAATREGDPSITVVIVPEDKVLATSPDVSDVRELLDYSVKLSHRGIFRKLFESGESPEEWAKNAYLRHIRLLRYDANYHGRIGNYTLTVDEILGVVIEKDRDTNG; from the coding sequence ATGTTTCAATACAAGGGATATACAATATGGGGCAAGACGAAACGGGGAGGCACGTCGAATCGAATTCTCTCTGATTGCCAATATCACCCCTTATTGTACCACATGCTCGATGTTGCCGCAGTGGCTGGCCTAGTCTGGGATCAATTCCTTTCACAACAAATTCACAACAGGTTCAAATGCTCGCTTGGAACTGATGCGCGTACCCAAGTCGTGTTCCTGGCCGGTGCGCATGATATAGGTAAAGCCAGTCCGGGATTCCAGAAGAAAGTTCAGGAAATTTCCCAGAATTTGGGACTTCCATTCACAAAACACGATCATAGTTGTCCTCATGGGATTATTAGCGCTCATGTTTTAAATGATTTTCTCGGTTCTTGCTCGGCTGCCGCTGTTCTATCACAGATTGCCGGAGGCCACCACGGTGTTTTCCCGCGATCGACCGACCTCCGTATGGGTGTGGATACGCTCGGAAATAAATGCTGGAGTGAGGCGAGAAATGGGCTTCTTCTGGAATTCGCCGATATCGTGGATTTCGACTTAAGCCAAGTGGCTCGAAAAATGTCCGAGATCAGGGACCCGGCCCTCGTTCCCATGCTCGCCGGCTTAATCTCTGTTGTGGATTGGATCGGCTCGAATCAGGATTATTTCAGATGTGTTGCCAAATGTGAGACTCCCATTGAAAGTGATGCAGAGGAATATTGGATATATGCACAAAATCAAGCGCAAAATGCTCTTGAGAAACTAGGTTGGTTGCCGGCTGTGTCTTTTGCAGATGAGACTCGGTTCGATGCTGTTTTTAGTGGATTTATCCCAAATATTCTCCAGACAACTGCGATCGAATTGGCATCTAATCAACATTCTCCGTATCTCATGATTGTCGAAGCACCAATGGGCCTAGGAAAGACCGAAGTTGCTTTCTATGCGGCAGACATGGCTATGTGTAGAGGCTTTGCGTGCGGCATGTATATCGCCATGCCAACCCAGGCAACCGGGAATGCGATGTATAAAAGGGTCTCGGACGATTACCTTGGAAGTCGTGGTCACCAAGGGAAACTCAATTTGCAGCTCGTGCATGGCGATGCCCGTCTAGCGCAGGAAGAAGTGAAAGAAGGAGAGATTTCGGAATTCAAGCCAACGAGTATTGGAGACGAAGGCGATGTGCGAGCGCAATCCTGGTTCACTGCGAGAAAACGACCTCTGCTGGCGACGTTCGGTGTCGGTACCATCGACCAAAGCCTATTAAGTGTTCTTCAAACAAGACACTGGTTCGTGCGTCTGTTTGGGTTGGCGGGCAAGGTGGTGATTTTTGATGAGGTTCACGCTTACGATACGTACATGAGCACTATACTCGAAAGGCTTTTACATTGGCTTGCAGAAGTGGATTGCACCATCATTCTGTTATCTGCAACACTTCCGGAGGCCAAACGAGAAGCATTCGTCAAAGCTTATTCCGGACGGAACGAATGTGAACACAAGCGCTATCCACGAATCACCCTGGCCAAACCACGTCGATATCCAAATGACCAGGCCGCCAGTTCTCCGGTATGTGCTGAGATCCAAATAGAGAAGCCGTATTGTGTTGACTTGCACTTTTCAGAAACCGGTCTGACCGCTATTACCGAAAGTCTTAGACAGCACTTGGAACACGGTGGTTGCGCTGCCGTCATCTGTAATACGGTCAACCGCGCTATAGAAATCTATAAATACCTCAGAGACAACCTTATGGGCACCGAATGCATGCTATTCCAGGCTCGCACGCTCCGGAAGTGGCGGCAAGAACGCGAATCAGAAGTCTTGCGCAAGTTCGGCAAGGGTGCGAAGCAGCCAGATGGAACCTACGCAAACCCGGAACGTCCGATTCGTGCCGTCCTTGTTGCGACGCAGGTTATCGAACAGAGTCTTGATTTGGATTTCGATATCATGTTTTCAGAGATCGCCCCTGTCGATTTACTACTCCAGCGCTCAGGTCGTCTGCATCGTCATCGTCGTCAACGCCCGGATAATTTGGAAACGCCTCGATTCATCGTTCTCTGTGATGCTGAGTCAAACGGACTCCCTCCCCAATCTTTTGGACAGAGCATAGAGTTCGTTTACGATCGATATGTTCTTTTACGAACGTGGCTGGCCCTTCGCCAGCGAAAGAAACTCGGAGTGCCGAACGAAATCGAGGAACTGGTGGAGGCAGTGTATGGGGAGTTGACTCCATGCAGCGGCAATGAGTGGAACGCCGCCTTGGAAGAGGCGAAACAGCGCATGGAATACGACTGCAACGAATCAGCAAAGGCGGCAAGTCGGCTATTAGTAAATTCGCCTCGGTGCCCTTGTGATCTCATAGAGGAATTCAATTATCAGTTGGTCGAGGACGAGGATCCACGGGTCCATAAGACGATAAGGGCTGCGACGCGTGAGGGTGATCCTTCCATTACAGTTGTAATAGTGCCGGAGGACAAGGTCCTTGCTACCAGCCCCGACGTTTCGGATGTGCGCGAGCTACTCGACTATTCGGTAAAGTTGAGCCATCGGGGAATCTTCCGGAAATTATTTGAAAGTGGTGAGTCGCCAGAAGAATGGGCCAAAAATGCATATCTTCGCCATATTCGTTTGTTACGGTACGATGCTAATTATCACGGACGAATCGGGAATTACACGTTGACCGTGGATGAGATCCTGGGTGTTGTGATTGAAAAGGACAGAGATACCAATGGATGA
- a CDS encoding DUF1343 domain-containing protein: protein MTRSGLDRIAAAGGGTLGGRRIGLLANQASVAADLRHAADILAGLPVELAALFGPQHGWRGETQANMIEWEGFRHPRLGIPVYSLYGERREPDPAWLAGLDAVVVDLFDVGARPYTFLWTAVLMARACAAAGVDLVVLDRPNPIGGRLVEGPLLSPGHESFVGLSSLPMRHGMTMAELLAMIADREGTGGAIEAVPLENWTRGMSFADTGLPWVAPSPNMPTPETALVYPGAVLFEGTNLSEGRGTTKPFELVGAPWLDADRLARDLADRGLPGVFFRPAWFEPRWDKHAGELCGGVQIHVTDGDLFRPVRCAAETIAAAAAIAPDRFRWLEGPYEYEARRLSIDTIAGGPALREAIDAGGGLDALFDGWTADEAAFAADRAPWLGYGERA, encoded by the coding sequence ATGACCAGAAGCGGACTCGACAGGATCGCGGCGGCCGGCGGCGGCACGCTCGGGGGCCGGCGGATCGGGCTGCTCGCGAACCAGGCCTCCGTCGCGGCCGACCTCCGCCACGCCGCCGATATCCTCGCCGGCCTTCCCGTCGAGCTGGCCGCGCTCTTCGGCCCCCAGCACGGCTGGCGGGGCGAGACGCAGGCCAACATGATCGAGTGGGAGGGCTTCCGCCATCCCCGCCTCGGCATCCCCGTCTATTCCCTCTACGGCGAGCGCCGCGAGCCCGATCCCGCGTGGCTGGCCGGCCTCGACGCGGTCGTCGTCGATCTTTTCGACGTCGGCGCGCGCCCCTACACCTTTCTCTGGACCGCCGTGCTGATGGCGCGCGCGTGCGCGGCGGCCGGCGTCGACCTCGTCGTCCTCGACCGCCCGAACCCGATCGGCGGCCGCCTCGTCGAGGGCCCGCTCCTCTCGCCCGGCCACGAGTCCTTCGTGGGCCTCTCCTCACTGCCGATGCGCCACGGCATGACGATGGCCGAGCTGCTCGCGATGATCGCCGATCGCGAGGGAACGGGCGGCGCGATCGAGGCCGTGCCCCTCGAGAACTGGACGCGCGGGATGTCCTTCGCCGATACGGGGCTGCCGTGGGTCGCCCCCTCCCCGAACATGCCGACGCCGGAGACGGCCCTCGTCTATCCCGGCGCGGTCCTGTTCGAGGGAACGAACCTCTCCGAGGGACGGGGCACGACGAAGCCCTTCGAGCTCGTCGGCGCGCCGTGGCTCGACGCCGACCGCCTCGCCCGCGACCTCGCCGATCGCGGCCTTCCCGGCGTCTTCTTCCGCCCGGCCTGGTTCGAGCCCCGGTGGGACAAGCACGCCGGCGAGCTCTGCGGCGGCGTCCAGATCCACGTGACCGACGGCGACCTCTTCCGTCCCGTGCGCTGCGCCGCCGAGACGATCGCCGCGGCCGCCGCCATCGCCCCGGATCGCTTCCGGTGGCTCGAGGGCCCCTACGAGTACGAGGCGCGCCGCCTTTCGATCGACACGATCGCCGGCGGCCCGGCCCTGCGCGAGGCGATCGACGCGGGCGGCGGGCTCGATGCGCTCTTCGACGGATGGACGGCTGATGAGGCGGCCTTCGCCGCCGACCGCGCCCCCTGGCTCGGCTACGGGGAGAGGGCATGA
- the cas7e gene encoding type I-E CRISPR-associated protein Cas7/Cse4/CasC: MNGSGVKIELHFIQNFAPSNLNRDDTGQPKSAYFGGFRRARVSSQCGKRAARDWWREHGTVTVGDRTKKLQQLIGDKLALDKEFTKKVAEEEDRRAGIRNFTDLYYSVEDNKKAGNTKVLIFVGPDEVDVCALLIKELWDDLTKQATKKGNLKPQKEIEERIKAAKVSADIALFGRMLAEQPGRNTDGACQVAHPISTHKVDMEMDFYTAVDDLNPDEETGAGMMGIVGYNSACFYRYALVDRDQLARNLARKTDRRNGNWLHEIEGEDYEIADTVIKAFLEAMVYAIPTGKQNSFAAQNLPSFGLFVRRQGGVPISLANAFVKPVRPTKHDDDLVGLSVAALAEHWEATKKVYGDQGIQMTACFHMKQEGRLGELKNSDKGSVEKAIKAIMEVGKIK; encoded by the coding sequence ATGAATGGTTCTGGCGTTAAAATCGAACTTCATTTTATTCAGAACTTCGCTCCGTCCAACCTGAACCGTGATGACACCGGGCAGCCCAAGAGTGCCTATTTCGGCGGATTTCGGAGGGCGCGTGTATCGAGTCAATGTGGAAAGCGTGCGGCTCGAGACTGGTGGCGTGAACATGGTACAGTTACTGTCGGGGACAGGACGAAGAAACTCCAACAATTGATTGGCGATAAGCTTGCCCTAGACAAGGAATTTACTAAGAAAGTGGCTGAAGAGGAAGATCGACGAGCAGGGATTCGTAATTTCACGGATCTGTATTATTCCGTTGAAGACAATAAGAAGGCGGGGAATACAAAGGTATTAATCTTCGTCGGTCCGGATGAGGTTGATGTCTGTGCACTGCTAATCAAGGAACTCTGGGATGACTTGACTAAACAAGCAACCAAGAAAGGAAACCTCAAGCCTCAAAAGGAAATCGAGGAACGCATTAAAGCAGCTAAGGTTTCAGCTGATATCGCACTTTTCGGCCGAATGCTTGCCGAACAGCCGGGGCGCAACACTGACGGTGCCTGCCAGGTAGCCCATCCCATATCCACACACAAGGTCGATATGGAGATGGATTTTTACACCGCCGTGGATGACCTCAATCCCGATGAAGAAACAGGTGCTGGAATGATGGGTATCGTGGGATACAACAGTGCCTGTTTTTATCGCTATGCTCTCGTGGATCGGGACCAGCTTGCCCGAAATCTCGCGCGTAAAACGGATCGAAGAAACGGCAATTGGTTGCATGAAATCGAAGGCGAAGACTACGAGATAGCAGATACTGTGATAAAGGCTTTCCTCGAAGCGATGGTTTACGCTATCCCAACCGGAAAACAAAACTCCTTCGCTGCCCAGAATCTTCCCTCTTTCGGGCTGTTCGTTAGGCGACAAGGTGGTGTTCCCATTTCCCTCGCCAATGCTTTCGTCAAGCCTGTTCGTCCTACAAAACATGATGATGATCTAGTCGGTTTGTCGGTGGCTGCCTTGGCTGAGCATTGGGAAGCGACGAAAAAGGTCTATGGCGATCAAGGTATTCAGATGACCGCATGCTTTCACATGAAACAGGAAGGTCGGCTCGGCGAACTCAAAAACTCTGATAAGGGAAGCGTAGAGAAGGCGATAAAGGCAATCATGGAGGTGGGGAAGATTAAATGA